In a single window of the Mesoplodon densirostris isolate mMesDen1 chromosome 18, mMesDen1 primary haplotype, whole genome shotgun sequence genome:
- the QRICH2 gene encoding glutamine-rich protein 2 gives MPPATAVPSVSLRELADLSIGTPEVGAVNFTALHTLIVAMLKNLNLQDTRIDFPSPMLEQSRLFESPRVSSSREQPQALESQVKDLGGQVQDLSLQLKTMGSQVQAIMAHVQHFPSQADGLDARDWLEAKDLPLLTQGKAQVGSTKVRKDGESVPEGTELLQDIVEDVQILKEAQQKAEEQPELHPEKLLQRVDELEKLIRERDEFLKIMSWNLRVMPGVEEATMVTWEELEQAITDGWKASQMVSESSTGLPRRKGQGSITSSDKIPSGSSTKHPSIDEAIEPASDFSTDKTFLGTSGIGYSSEGVTGREQSKGESATGFPGREQHSRACEEAGLTKHHPQLRAESDLHRAREQHGLAHLRRDERDAHLGPVYQDVSSAALPRDLHGHVSPDQHGGVHISQGQIYARPDQPGLGPLGVDQPASLQPSTYVHGVVPLTVGQLGVMPPGMDEQELVLAGMAQSDAVPPLVSGRGQQGLGLPSTDQPGMVPLSAYQHDVILPGIDQHGIKQAGIDESGMGPLGTDQHGLVPLGVDHHGFVIFRMDQQGLLSPGLMQVAADQQGFVQPTLGISGFIQPGTEQHDMIQPSAGQPALVQPSIGQPGLVQPGAGQPGLVQPGTGQPGLVQPGAGQPGLVQPDAADQPGLVQPGAGQHGLVQPGTGQPGLMQPGAGQPGFVQPGAAGQPGLVQPGAADQPGLVQPGAAGQPSLVQPGAAGQPGLVQPGAGQPGLVQPGAGQPASVQPGAGHPGLVQPGMYQRGLVQPSAGQPGLVQPGTGPHGFFQPGVSMPSLVPPGTYPPGLVQPSGYPRGLVQSGAYPRGFMQPRADQRGLVQPVIDQHWLRQSGTDRGLIPPGTELHGFPTYHADPRSFLSPRPYQHGVAPPGRDQYGRVSPLVASQVVASPGIDREGLVPRETYQQGLMRPGPDQHGPKPLRTGVESARQDQQHLETPEPEQHDQAHSVPDSHGPGYQGVDQYVEVGLDPNEIRDSVRPGVSVQTSPSQDAPFLRSTHSLDCLYRGSSERSDVQSEKHDSLDKLAPSFPMAVETFRLLGELISLYVELKENIKDLDDEQAGQTDLEKIQYLLALMVKKSIPDDLQEQLKTLKALTKEVEEEKAKLEKMNRILEWEGEQETGKEVKAGQLSLQLGTLRVTVADIEKELAELRESQERGKVSMERSVSEASLYLQDQLDKLRTIIENMLASSSTLLSMSMSVAPDKLLTTLAPSQIDPAATCPACSLDLSHQVSTLVQRYEQLQDMVSNLAASRPSKKAKLQSQDEELLGHVQSAILQVQGDCEKLSITTGNLIEDHRQKQKDIEVLYQGLEKLEKEKANREHLEMEINVKADKSALAAKVSRVQFDATTEQLNHMMQELVAKMSGQEEDWQKMLDRLLMEMDSKVRGGRLQGPLDGDNALLSGRRRPHLLPQSSPGPHPHPQLDRLELDPVKQSLEDRWKSLRLQLKECSPLYQADEAAAMRRQLLAHFHCLSCDRPLEMPVTGQVIPLTPVGPGLPWHRSIRPYTVFELEQVRQQSRNLKLDSAAFPRGNLGQTERSMGRLRSMHSKMLMDIEKVRIHFGGSVKAGSQMIRELLHSQCPSDPCYRRLPDAADHTYPRAPRLCGGSHTLTYPYRRNRLKHLAQGLYPTEENRIARKHDEVDILGLDGHIYKGRMDTRLPDILNKDNSGIKHKAKQSQPHMHQRRSLSDSGQLPSRPKSAQMLAGNDSGSSSLGGGSFWVA, from the exons ATGCCGCCCGCGACGGCGGTCCCCTCGGTCTCCCTCCGGGAGCTGGCCGACCTCTCCATCGGCACCCCGGAGGTGGGCGCCGTCAACTTCACGGCCCTGCACACGCTCATCGTGGCCATGCTTAAGAATCTCAACCTGCAGGATACTCGGATCGACTTCCCGTCCCCGATGCTCGAGCAGAGTCGCTTGTTCGAGTCCCCGCGGGTCTCAAGCAGCAGGGAGCAGCCGCAGGCGCTGGAGAGCCAGGTGAAGGACCTGGGCGGGCAGGTCCAGGACCTCAGCCTGCAGCTCAAGACCATGGGGAGCCAGGTGCAGGCCATCATGGCGCACGTGCAGCACTTCCCCTCCCAGGCCGACGGGCTGGACGCCCGGGACTGGCTGGAAGCGAAGGATCTGCCCTTGCTTACGCAGGGAAAGGCGCAAGTAGGGTCGACGAAAGTCCGGAAGGACGGCGAGTCGGTCCCCGAG GGCACGGAGCTGCTCCAGGACATCGTGGAAGACGTGCAAATACTGAAGGAAGCCCAGCAAAAGGCGGAGGAGCAACCCGAGTTGCACCCAGAG AAACTCCTCCAACGGGTTGACGAACTGGAGAAGCTAATTAGAGAAAGGGACGAATTCCTG AAAATAATGAGCTGGAACCTCAGAGTGATGCCTGGTGTGGAAGAAGCCACCATGGTCACCTGGGAAGAGCTGGAGCAGGCGATTACTGACGGCTGGAAGGCCTCACAAATG GTCTCAGAGTCATCAACAGGGCTTCCTAGGCGCAAAGGGCAGGGTTCCATAACATCAAGTGATAAAATTCCAAGTGGATCCTCCACCAAGCATCCAAGTATTGACGAGGCTATAGAGCCTGCCAGTGATTTTAGCACAGATAAAACCTTCTTGGGAACCAGTGGCATAGGATACTCCTCTGAAGGGGTTACTGGCAGGGAACAAAGCAAAGGTGAGTCTGCTACTGGGTTTCCTGGTAGAGAACAGCACTCAAGGGCCTGTGAAGAAGCTGGCCTAACCAAACACCATCCCCAGTTGAGAGCAGAGTCAGATCTTCACCGGGCTAGAGAGCAGCACGGCTTAGCACATCTACGCAGAGATGAACGAGATGCACACCTTGGCCCAGTTTATCAGGACGTATCCTCCGCCGCCTTGCCTAGAGATCTGCATGGTCATGTGTCCCCAGATCAGCATGGGGGAGTGCACATTAGCCAGGGTCAAATCTATGCACGGCCAGATCAACCTGGATTAGGACCACTTGGCGTGGATCAGCCTGCATCGCTACAACCTAGCACTTATGTACATGGTGTGGTACCCCTCACTGTGGGTCAGCTTGGAGTGATGCCACCTGGAATGGATGAGCAGGAATTGGTGCTAGCTGGCATGGCTCAGAGTGATGCAGTGCCACCATTGGTATCTGGCAGAGGTCAGCAAGGATTGGGACTACCTAGTACAGACCAGCCTGGTATGGTTCCACTTAGCGCATATCAGCATGATGTGATACTTCCTGGCATAGACCAACATGGTATAAAACAGGCTGGCATAGACGAGAGTGGTATGGGACCACTTGGCACTGATCAGCATGGATTGGTACCTCTTGGTGTAGATCATCACGGATTTGTAATATTTCGCATGGATCAGCAGGGCTTGCTGTCACCTGGCTTGATGCAAGTCGCTGCAGATCAGCAAGGTTTTGTACAGCCCACTTTGGGAATATCTGGCTTCATacaacctggcacagagcagcatGATATGATCCAGCCCAGTGCAGGTCAGCCTGCTTTGGTCCAACCCAGTATAGGTCAGCCTGGTTTGGTGCAGCCTGGTGCAGGTCAGCCTGGTTTGGTGCAGCCTGGTACGGGTCAGCCTGGTTTGGTGCAGCCTGGTGCCGGTCAGCCTGGTTTGGTGCAGCCTGACGCTGCAGATCAGCCTGGTTTGGTGCAACCTGGTGCAGGTCAACATGGTTTGGTGCAGCCTGGTACAGGTCAGCCTGGTTTGATGCAGCCTGGTGCCGGTCAGCCTGGTTTCGTGCAGCCTGGCGCTGCAGGTCAGCCTGGTTTGGTGCAGCCTGGAGCTGCAGATCAGCCTGGTTTGGTGCAACCTGGTGCTGCAGGTCAGCCTAGTTTGGTGCAACCTGGTGCTGCAGGTCAGCCTGGTTTGGTGCAGCCTGGTGCTGGTCAGCCTGGTTTGGTGCAACCTGGTGCTGGTCAGCCTGCCTCAGTCCAGCCTGGTGCAGGTCACCCTGGTTTGGTCCAGCCTGGAATGTATCAGCGAGGTTTGGTGCAACCCAGTGCAGGTCAGCCTGGTTTGGTGCAGCCTGGTACAGGTCCACATGGCTTTTTTCAACCTGGTGTATCTATGCCTAGCTTGGTTCCACCTGGTACATATCCACCTGGTCTGGTACAGCCTAGTGGCTATCCACGTGGTTTGGTCCAATCTGGTGCCTATCCACGTGGTTTCATGCAGCCTCGTGCCGATCAGCGTGGTTTGGTTCAACCTGTAATAGATCAGCATTGGTTGAGGCAATCTGGTACAGATCGAGGCTTGATACCACCAGGCACAGAGCTTCATGGCTTTCCAACATACCATGCAGATCCTCGAAGTTTTCTATCACCACGCCCATACCAGCATGGTGTGGCACCTCCTGGCAGAGATCAATATGGTCGGGTGTCACCACTCGTAGCCAGTCAAGTTGTGGCATCACCAGGTATAGACCGAGAAGGTTTGGTACCACGAGAGACTTATCAACAAGGTTTGATGCGTCCTGGCCCAGACCAGCATGGCCCCAAACCATTACGCACGGGTGTGGAATCTGCACGCCAGGATCAACAGCATTTGGAAACACCTGAACCAGAGCAGCATGACCAGGCACATTCTGTCCCAGACTCCCATGGTCCAGGGTACCAAGGTGTAGATCAGTATGTCGAGGTAGGTTTGGATCCAAATGAAATACGTGACTCAGTCCGACCTGGAGTTTCTGTTCAGACTTCCCCAAGCCAAGATGCCCCCTTTCTCAGGAGCACACACTCCCTTGACTGTTTATACCGAGGCTCATCAGAAAGGAGTGATGTTCAGAGTGAGAAACATGATTCACTGGATAAATTGGCTCCTAGCTTCCCCATGGCAGTGGAAACATTTCGTCTGCTGGGGGAGCTTATCAGCCTCTACGTGGAGCTTAAGGAGAACATAAAGGATCTGGATGATGAACAAGCTGGCCAGACAGACTTGGAGAAGATCCAGTACCTGCTGGCACTGATGG TCAAGAAGTCCATACCCGATGACCTGCAGGAACAGCTGAAGACCTTAAAGGCCTTGACCAAAGAAGTTGAGGAGGAAAAAGCAAAA CTGGAGAAGATGAACAGGATCCTGGAGTGGGAGGGAGAACAAGAAACAGGAAAGGAGGTGAAAGCTGGCCAGCTGAGCCTGCAGCTGGGTACCCTCAG AGTCACCGTGGCTGACATTGAGAAGGAGCTGGCAGAGCTGAGGGAGAGTCAAGAACGGGGCAAGGTCAGCATGGAACGTTCGGTCTCCGAAGCCTCCCTTTACCTGCAGGATCAG TTAGACAAGCTCAGGACGATCATTGAGAACATGCTGGCCTCATCCTCCACGCTGCTGTCCATGAGCATGAGCGTGGCCCCGGACAAGCTCCTGACCACCCTGGCACCCAGCCAGATCGACCCTGCGGCCACCTGCCCAGCCTGCAGCCTGGACCTGAGTCACCAGGTCAGCACGCTGGTGCAGCGCTACGAGCAGCTCCAGGACATGGTCAGCAACCTGGCTGCCTCCCGGCCCTCCAAGAAGGCCAAGCTGCAGAGCCAG GATGAAGAGCTACTGGGCCACGTCCAGAGCGCCATCCTGCAGGTACAGGGTGACTGTGAGAAACTCAGCATCACCACCGGCAACCTCATCGAGGACCATCGGCAGAAGCAGAAGGACATTGAA GTGTTGTACCAGGGTCTGGAGAAGCTGGAGAAGGAAAAGGCCAACAGGGAACACCTGGAGATGGAGATCAATGTG AAAGCCGACAAGAGTGCCCTGGCGGCCAAAGTGAGCCGTGTCCAGTTTGACGCCACCACAGAGCAGCTGAACCACATGATGCAGGAGCTGGTGGCCAAGATGAGCGGGCAGGAGGAGGACTGGCAGAAGATGCTGGACAGGCTCCTGATGGAGATGGACAGCAAGGTGAGGGGTGGGAGGCTCCAGGGCCCCCTGGACGGGGACAACGCCCTCCTCTCTGGGCGCCGCAGACCCCACCTGCTTCCTCAGAGCTCACCTGGGCCCCACCCTCACCCACAGCTGGACCGCCTGGAGCTGGACCCAGTGAAGCAGTCACTGGAGGATCGCTGGAAATCCTTGCGACTACAGCTCAAAGAGTGTTCTCCGCTCTACCAGGCAGACGAGGCAGCCGCCATGCGGAG GCAGCTCCTGGCACATTTCCATTGCCTCTCATGTGACCGTCCCCTGGAGATGCCTGTGACTGGACA AGTCATCCCCCTGACTCCTGTGGGCCCAGGCCTTCCCTGGCACCGGTCCATCCGCCCCTACACGGTCTTTGAACTGGAGCAGGTCCGGCAGCAGAGCCGCAA CCTGAAGCTGGACAGCGCTGCCTTCCCCCGGGGCAACCTGGGGCAGACAGAGCGGAGCATGGGGCGCCTGCGCAGCATGCACTCCAAGATGCTGATGGACATTGAGAAGGTGCGGATCCACTTCGGGGGCTCCGTCAAGGCCGGCAGCCAGATGATCCGTGAGCTGCTGCACTCCCAGTGCCCCAGCGACCCCTGCTACAGACG GCTTCCAGATGCGGCTGATCACACCTACCCGAGGGCGCCCCGGCTCTGCGGGGGCAGCCACACCCTCACCTACCCCTACCGCCGCAACCGCCtaaagcacctggcacagggcctgTACCCCACCGAGGAGAACCGGATCGCCAGGAAG CACGATGAGGTGGATATCCTGGGCCTGGACGGACATATTTACAAGGGACGGATGGATACAAGGCTGCCGGACATCCTGAACAAAGACA ATTCGGGGATAAAGCACAAGGCCaagcagtcccagccccacatgCACCAGCGGCGGTCACTCAGCGACAGCGGTCAGCTGCCCTCACGACCCAAGAGCGCTCAGATGCTGGCTGGCAACGACTCAGGTAGCTCCTCTCTGGGTGGAGGGTCCTTCTGGGTGGCCTAG